A stretch of DNA from Desulfosarcina ovata subsp. ovata:
ACAAGGAAAAAGTGTACAAATTTCTGCGAAGATCGTGAACCCAAAACCGCTCGTGGCCTAAAGGTTCAGGATATGTGGTTGCAGCAACATCCGGTATACAGCCGAACCATACCCCTAATTAGGGCTACACTTCATGAACAATAGTAAAACGAAAAAGTCAATTATCCGAGCAGCCAGGGATGTCATCGCTGAAAAAGGCCTGAGGGATTCCACGATATCTGAAATAGCTAAAAAAGCAAATGTTGTTGATTCCATTATATATCACTACTTTAAAAATAAGGAAGATCTGCTTTTTTTTATGGTTGATCAAGAGATTAAAGCCATGAATCGAGAATTAAATTATCATTTTAAAGGAATTATTGGACCCATTTCAAAACTTGGTAAAATGATATGGTTTCATCTTTCTCTGAATGATACGCAAACTAAGGATTTGCGAATAATGAAATATTTGATGCTTGAAAGCCGGGGGTACAGTAATTTCTTCATTCATAAAGGATATCGGTCCTTAAAAGAATATACAAAAATTTTAAAAGATATTCTGATACAAGGGGTTAAAGAGAATTTTTTCCACGAAAATCTGAATACAAGTATAGTTCGGGACATGATTTTTGGATTGCTGGATGAAGAATCCATTAACTGTCTTGGATCAAAAGGTATTACTAAAACACTGCCTGATTTTGACAACATCATGGCATTGATCTTAAACATGATAATAAAAAGTGAAAAAACGTCACTTTCCCCTGATAATAAAAAGGCGGTAAAAATTCTATTGGCAGCACAAGCTATTTTTTCCGAAAAAGGCTTTTTCAATACCACGATGATGGAAATAGCTAAACTTGCTAAAGTATCAGAGGGAACAATTTATGAATATTATAAAAGTAAAAACGATCTGCTTTTCAGTATTCCAAGGGTATATATCGAAACGCAAGACGTTTTTTTAAAGAATGTGATAGACAATAAGGAGCCGTTAATAAAGCTCAAAAACTTCATTTACCATTATTTCTTCTTTTTTCTGACGAATCGTGAATTCTTAATAGTCTATCTGCGGGATATAAAACTTAACAGACAATATCTGTCCAGCGATTTACATCTTGAATTTATGCAACAATTTAGCTACCTGAATGACATTCTGGATGAAGGGAAAAAAAAGGGTGTTTTCAATTCTAATGTTAATAACAGGATTTTTATCAATCTTTTTGTCGGCACGTTTTCGCATTTGGCCACAAGATGGATAATTGTAAAAAAGGTGCACGCCATCGATATGATGGAAGAATTAAGCCAGGTTGTTAATCTTTTAAGTTTAGCGGTAAAGAAAAAGAATGAATTTTCCATGGCACAGGTAATAAGTACCTTTTCACGCCCTTGAAAGGCGCACACACCGCTCTTTTTGTTGTTAACTGCTGCCGTTTTGTTAAACAAGGAGGGTGTTTTATTGTCCGTCGCTTAGGACCTCGGAAATAAATGAACTACCCCGCAGGAGGGCATCGAGGAAATCTTTTTATTAAATCCGCGATGTTACTCGTCTTTTTGCCCGCGTTCTTCGTTGCGCCGATGGCTACATACAACCAGTATTAAACCATCGACGCGCCTTGCCTGATCTTATAAAACCAGGCGAACAAAAATCCGGCGTCATCTCCGTGGATTTTATTTTTTCCGAGGCCCTTATAATTCACTATCTTGGATAGTGGACCCTTCTTTTCTTTAATATCCACCAATGGGTGGATCTGAAACACCACGAGCCGCCGCTGACTTCATCAAATATCCTGGATATTTATGCCGTTTCTGCTTATCCAGCATCCTAATTTTCAGAAAATCTCATAAAATTAAAAGAAAAAGATTGACAATTCATTTGTACCATAGTTGAATATCTCTCAGTTATTGGTACAAATGTGGTTTGGTTATATTTTCCAGTTTCAGAAGAAGAAGGAAACGTCAGAAACAAAAAAGAAGGGGGATGTAGAATGGATGGTGTAGAAAACAAAGTAGCGGTAATTGCCGGCGGAACAGATCAGATAGGCCAGGCCATCAGTCTCGCTCTTGCTAATGGGGGCGCGAAGGTTGCCGTCTGTGATGTCAACCAAAAGCAGGTGGACAGCATCGTTGAAAAAATCAAGGAAAAAGGTCAGCAGGCAATCGGGTTGGCAATGGACCCTTCAAAACCTGAAAAGGTCAAAGAGGCGATTGACAAAATCAAGGCGGAGTTTGGTGTGATTGATATCCTCGTTAATAATGTCGACGATTCAGAAGGATGGGAGATCGCTGACGTGTTGGACGACCGTTGGAGAAAATCCGTTGATAAAAACTTAAACGCGGTTTTTTATTTCTGCCGGGAGATTATACCGGGAATGCGTAAAAATAAGTATGGACGGGTTGTCAATATAACAAGTATCGACTATCTTGGATGGTGCAAAGGAAAAGTGAATATCTCGGCTACAAAATCAGCAGTCTTCGGCCTGACAAGATCCTTGGCACTCGAAGGGGCGAAAGACAATGTGACGACTAACTGTGTAATCAAAGGTGATATCGCCGAGTCTGATCTACCGAAAGATAAATCAGAGAAAATGGCTTCACGTTTGCCTGTGAAAAGACTTGGCAAGACCGAGGACATAGCCAGAACAGTAGGCTTTTTTGCTTCACAGAAATCCAAATATATTACTGGCCAGATGTTATTTGCTTGTGGCGGGAAAAGCTTATATTCCTCTCTGTCCGTTTAACAAACCGTTATTAAATGTGCTTTGTGTTTAACATCTTCGTCATTTGGAGGTATAAGAAATGAGTATTAAAAATAGAGTCGCCCTGATAACAGGGTCGGGTAGTGGTATGGGAAAGCAAACTGCTATGAGAATGGCCGAAAAAGGCGCCAAGGTCGTTATCAATGATATTGTTGCCGAAAAAGTAAATGAAACGGTAACAGAATTTAAAGATATGGGATTCGATGTCATAGGAAAGGTTGCAGATATTTGTGATAAGACCTCCGTTGAAAACATGTTCAAAGAAACTGTCGATACTTTCGGAAGTATTGACATTCTGGTGAATAATGCAGGAATGGAACGGGCTGGCGCTTTAAGAAAACTCACTGAAGAAGACTGGAATATTACCATCAATGTCAATTTGAAGGGGACTTTCCTGTGCAGCCAGGCAGCTCATAATTACATGGTTGAAAAAACGCACGGCAGAATTATAAACATAGCATCACGTGCGTGGCTGGGTGGGCCCGGACAAGCCCCTTACTCTTCTGCGAAAGCAGGCGTGGTCGCTCTGACCAGGACGCTGGCTCTCGAACTCGGCAGAAAAGGCATTACCGCAAACTGTATTGCACCTGGTCTAATTCATACACCACTGTGGGATGAACTTCCAGAAAAAAACAGGAATTTTTTAATCAGTAAACAACCAACGGGAAATTTAGGTGAGGTGGATGATATCGCCTACGCAGTGCTTTTTCTCGCTGATGATGACACCAGTTTTGTTACCGGGCAGGTATTATATGTATGCGGTGGCAGAAGCCTTTTTTCAGGATGAAACATAGTAAACCACAATCTACGAAAGCCGTCTTGGAGTTTCCGTAGCTGAAATGAATATTGGTGAAAAAGAATGGGTGGGATTTAAAAAGGTAATCGGCGTTCCAGCCTGACCAGATTAATGAGCTACCTTGTAGCAGGGCCGCGGCGAGGTATCAAAAGGCATTTTCGTTTAACACCGATGCAGAGCATCAAGTAGTTCTTTTGATTAGAATTCAGCACGTTGTTGAAGATCAAGAAAAATAAGCAAGAAATTAATAAGGGCCTTGGAAAAAGTAAAATCCACAGAGGTGGCGCCGGTTTTTTGTTTGTGTTCAAGGCGTGTTGATGGTTTCATACTGGTTGTATATTACCGGCGACGCAACACAGAACACGGACAAAAAGACAAGTAAGATTGTGGGGTTATATTTCCGATGCCCTAAGTAAGTAGAAAATCTAACCACAGGTTAGAAGATGAACCAGCTAAGGAGAAAAAATGGATTTTTCGATATCTGAAGAGTACATGATGCTTAAGGAGGCGACGGCAGAATTTGTAAAACGCGAGATGTTGCCATTGGATAAAGTGCTTCTTGAGCGGGAACTATCTTTGTGGACCGAACCGGGCCCATTGATCCCTCAGGAAGACCATGATAGGCTAATGCAAAAAACAAAAGAGCTCGGCTTTTGGGGACTGGAAGTCGAAGAGAAATTCGGCGGACAAGGCCTTGGAATGCTAGCCAAGACACTGGTTGTAGAGGAGTTATCAAAGTCTTTGGTCGGGTTTTCTCATCACGGATTCACGCTGCCGCCTGATGCGCCCAATCTATATTATCTGCATGAGTGTTGTTCCGAAAACCAGAGAGAAAAATACTTTGAGCCCTATTGTAGCGCTAATCTTGATTCAGCCATGGCATGCTCTGAACCCGACGCTGGCTCCGACGTCAGCGGTTTGAAAACAACGGCGGTACGTAAGGGTGACAAGTGGGTGATAAACGGCGCAAAGATGTGGATTAGTAAATGTGACTATCCTGAAGTTTTTTTTATAGTGATCGCCGTTACAGACAAGGAAGCGTCATCTAAGAATAGATTTACGGCGTTCCTTATTGATCGCGAGACACCGGGTTTAAAAATTGGTCGTGAAATCCCTGTTATCGGCGCCATGCCGACATGGGACCTATTTCTGGAGGATGTAGAGGTTGGGGACGATGCCGTGCTTGGAGAAGTCGGTCAGGCATTCATACCATTGCAGAATCGCTTCGGGGTGCGCAGAATTGAAATTGCGGCCCATTGTACCGGAATGGCCGAGAGATTAATTCAGATGATGATAGATCAGGCTAATACCCGGATTACATTCGGAAAGCCACTGGCAGCGCGCCAAACGGTCCAGAACTGGATTGCAGATTCAACAATAGAACTGGAAAGCGTTCGCTGGCCGCTCTATTACGCAGCCTGGAAGTCCGATCAGGGCTACAAAGACCTGCGTATTGAAGGGTCATCCATAAAAGTGGCTGCAACCGAGATGCTGACTAAAGTGGCCGATAGAGCGATACAGGCCCATGGCGGTCTTGGTCTTTCACATGAACTTGGGATTGAGTATGCTGCTCGTATGGTCAGATTGTGGCGGATTCTCGAGGGCCCCTCGGAAATTCATAGAATGGCTGTTGCAAGGACATTGCTTAGGGAGAAAAAACCATATAATCCGTTTTTATTAAAAAAGGAGGGATAAATAAGCCAAACCCGGAGAGTTTTAATTGTGATGTTTACATAATCAAAATCGGAGAAAAAAATGGGTGTTGATTTCAAGAAAGAAAACCATGTCGCCTATATTACGTTGAACAGACCGGAAGCAATGAATTCTTTGGATCCCGAATCAATGGATCAATTGGTTGATATTTGGAGCACGGTCAAAAATGATCCTGACATTCGAGTGGCGGTGCTAACCGGTACCGGTCAGAAAGCATTCTCCACCGGGACGGATATGAAGAAAACGCCGCCCCCGAAAGAGTGCATGGCGTCAATCTATTTGCGAGACGGACAGCCGATCATTCCCCACATGAAAATGTGGAAACCCATCATTGCAGCAATAAACGGTTATGCCGTCGGTGGCGGACTCGAAATGGCCTTGGCATGCGATTTGAGGATAGCAAGTTCCAACGCCAAGTTTGGATTGACAGAAGTCAAAGTGGCCAGCCTCGCCGGACTGAATGGGACCCAGTGTTTACCGCGAGCCATTCCACTATCAGTTGCCATGAAGATGATGTTAACCGGTGATTTGATCGATGCTCAAGAAGCACTCAGAATCGGTCTCGTTAGCGATATAGTCGAGCCTGATGAATTGATAGGCTTGGCCAGAAAATATGCCGAGAAAATTGCAAACAACGCACCGCTCAGCGTTAAGGCCGTTAAGCAGGCAGTTGTTATGGGGATGGATTTACCGTTGGACCACGGCCTTGCCTTCGCCCATTTGTTATGGGGTGTTTTACGAGATACCGAGGACCGCAAGGAAGGGTTTCAGGCTTTTGCAGAAAAGCGGGCACCTGAATACAAGGGCAAATAGCAGGATTTGTTCACTGTGCTTCGGTCCTCTTTTATGTTTGGCCAGAACGAAGACATGCAACGTTCTATCCGTCTTCAAACAGGAGGTTATCCAATGCATATCGTTGTATTGGCAAAAGTCGTCCCGGATTACGAAGTCCCTGCCGGTGATTTTGAACTGACAAATAGTCGCGCCCACGCTCGGTACAAGCGGATGATGGGTCTCTATGATGAGAATGCAATCGAATCGGGCGTACAACTAAAAGAAAAATATTCCTCATCGCTTACCATTGTATCTTATGGAATCAAGGGAGATATCCAGATTTTGAGAAAAGCAGTGGCCATGGGTGGTGAAAAGCTCAGCCTTGTCGTGGGAAATTCAGATGATCCTCACATAATAGCCGCCAATCTTAAAATGGCCATCGACAAACTGGAAGATGTTGATTTGGTACTGGCAGGCCAGCAATCGGCGGATATGGACAGAGGTATTGTCCATGGCATGCTGGCCGAGATGCTCGGTTTTACTTTTATCCCTCAGGTTGCCAAAATCGAACAGGATGGTGACCAATGGAAAGTTATTCAAAACACCGAAAGCGGATCCAGTGAACTTAAATGTGGTGGGAAAGCTGTATTATCGATTACCAGCGTTCCGGAAAACGTTCCTCGAATTCCAGTGGTCAGATCAATTTTTGCAGCCAAAAAAAAGCCTGTGGATACGCTATCAGAAATCGAAGGCGATGCGATGCTCATCGATGAAGTTTTGGTTAATATTCCAAAAATGGAATCTGTGTGTGAATTCCTGCCGGCGGAAGATGACATGGCGGAAACCGCTAAAATTTTGCTGAGTAAATTGAGGGAGGAACGGCTCATATGAGAACCCTGATTGTTGAAATGATCGAGCCAAAGAGGCTTGGTGAACTGGTAACAGTGAGCAGGGAATTTTGTGAACAGCCTGATATTGTTGCCGTGGGAACTGGGCAAATCCCCGGTTCATTTGCCAAAGCATACCAGGTGGAGGATACCGTCGCTGCAAATTTGGTTTCAGATCTTGCTTCATTGATCGTGAATGAGGGTTATGAAGTTATCTTATTGACCGCTTCAACCCTTGGTTCCGGGATTGCGGCCCCGCTTTCCGTTAAACTATCAGCGCCGGTAGTTTCAGAAGTGATCAGAATCCAGCCGGATCTTGTTGTTGAAAGGCCCTTGTATGGGGGAAAAGCGGTGGCATCCTATAAGCTCAACAAAATGCCCGCCATATTGACCATCCGGCGGAAATATTTTGAAGCAGCCGATTTGCAGGGATTTACTGATTCATCGTTGCTCTCCATTACTGAAAAAAAAGTCGAGTTGATCGCCGAAAAGGAAGAAAAAACGGAGGGAATTCCCCTTGAGGATGCGGAAGTCATAGTATCCGGAGGCAGGGGAATCGGTACAGCGGAAAATTTTTCCATACTCCAGGATCTGGCCGATCTTCTCAATGGCGCCGTTGGAGCATCCAGAGGCGCCGTTGACGAAGGATGGGCGCAGCCGACACAGCAGGTTGGACAAACTGGCAAAATTGTGGCCCCTAGTGTTTATTTTGCGCTGGGTATATCCGGAGCCAGCCAGCATCTGGCAGGCATTGCAAACGCCAAATGTGTTGTTGCCATCAATAAGGATGAAGAGGCCAATATCTTCAAACGTGCGAGATTCGGAATTGTCAGCGATTATAAAAAAATTGTGCCTGTTCTGATCGAAACCCTCAAAGAGGAAGCTTAAATGGGACGTATACCTTATTGGAACATCAATCTGGGTATTCTCATTGATGCGTTCGCGGTGCCGATGATCGTCATTTTTGTCTATGGGATGTATGGACATTGGAAACGCATACGCCAGGGCAAGGTCAGGATCAATCCGGATTTATCAAAATCTGCTGGAAAAATCGGCCCGGTTTATATTTACGCCCTGCTTACAAAAGGAATCCTGGGAACCCGGATATACAAAAAAATCTACACCGGGGTTGCCCATGGGGGGCTGTTCTGGGGAATGGTTATTCTGTTACTGGGAACCATTTTGGTATTTTTAAACGTGCTGTTCGGTTTACCCGTTTTCCGCGGCGGATTTAACCGCTGGTTTATGTCATTTGCACTTGATTTAGCCGGGATTGCCGTTATTTGCGGTATTCTTTTTTTCCTGTTTAGAAGATTGGTATTTCCTCCTGAAAGGTTGACCGAGCCAAAAGCCCGAACAGGATTTTCGCCGATCGTTTTACTGCTCGGGGTGGTTATCCTTACCGGTTTCGTGGTGGAAGGCGGTAGAATCGCCTGCAACGGGATCGACAACGGATCCTTTATCGGCAATTATCTGTCGATGATGTTCGGCAAGACCGATGCGTGGCTTACCGTGCACCGTTATATGTGGTGGATCCATGGTCTTCTTGCGCTTGGTTTTCTGGCTTATATCCCATACTCGCCACTGGTGCATCTGGTTCTGGTACCCGTAAATGCGGCGCTGGCCGATCCGATGCCGGGCACAAAAATGGGCCTCATTGATTTTTCCTCCTTTGAGGACGAGGAGAGTGAGGAGATGCCTGTACTGGGCGCTGCCACATTGGCAGATTTCAGCCAAAAAAGATTACTCGATTATTCAACCTGCCTGTGGTGTGGTCGATGTCATGAGGTTTGTCCGGCGGCACAAACCGGAAAACCATTGTCACCCAAGGGTGTCATCATTACGCTCGCCGAATCCTTACAAGATGGTCACGTGGAAGATGATTCTTTAATTGATTCATTGACCAGTGAAGCACTTTTTTGCTGTACAACCTGTGCCGCCTGCATGGAGGCATGTCCGGCCCTGATTAATCAGCCCAAAACGATCATGAAGTTCAGGCAAAATCTCGTCATGGAGCGCTCCGAAATTCCCGAAATGATGGGCAAGGCCAACAGCAGTCTGGAACTTCGGGGCCATCCGTTTTTTGGTACCGGCGCCGGTCCGAGAGATTGGTGTAAAGATCTGAATGTTCCGGTTTTCGAAGAGGGAAAAACTGAATATTTACTGTGGATCGGCTGTTCAGTTACCTATGAAGAACGCGCCCAACAGATTGCCGGATCGATGGTGAAGATATTATCACATGCTGGTACCTCATTCGGAATTCTTGAGGATTTCCGCTGTACAGGGGATCCTGCCAAGCAGATGGGCAACGAATTCCTGTTTGCAGAACTCGCTCAGCAGAATATTGAAGATTTTTCAGATATGGGTATAAAAAAGATCATTACCATGTGCCCGCATTGCTATAACAGTTTCACCCGCCACTATCCGAAGCTGGGAGGCAATTACCAGGTTATTCCGCATTCGCTGTTTCTAAAATCGCTGTTAAAAGCCGGCCGGTTGCGCCTTAACAGAGAATCAAAAACGATATGTTATCATGATCCCTGCTATCTTGGACGGCGCAACGCCATCTACGATGAACCGCGCGACGTGGTCAATTCAATGGGGAAATTGGTGGAAATGGCGCGTAATCGTAACGAAAGCTTCTGCTGCGGCGGTGGCGGCGGAAACTACTGGGCTGAAGAGGTGGGAACCAGGATTAACCAGGTGAGAGCCAAAGAGGCCCTCGATACGGGGGCTGACTTTATCGCAACATCCTGTCCGTTCTGTCTTCTCATGTTGACCGATGGCGCCAAAAAGTTTACCGAAGATCAGAAGATATTCGATATCGCCGAACTGGTCGCGCTGCAACTCGAGGAAAGATAAGCCCCGATCTCTTTACGCGACACGTTCGGTTCAATGACTTGCCTGGGATAAAAGCAAGGGGAGAAAATGGTTGATTATGATGTTGTCGTAATCGGCAGCGGTCCTGCGGGTTCCGTGGCGGCAAAAACCCTGGTGGATGCGGGATTGAAAGTTGTCATGCTGGAGCAGAAGAAATTACCCCGCTACAAGATGTGCACAGGCATGCTGTTCCCGGGAGCCCAGGCTTTTTTGGCTGAACGCTATGGAGAAATTCCGGATCGTATATTGTCCCTTCCCAACAAGTGGTACGGGTATAAAATATTCCCGACAGAAGATACTGCGGCGGATGAATGCATGAAAGTATTTTTCCCCATAGCGCCACTTTCGGAACCCGGTTTACCTCAGGGGATTGTTAATACATGGCGGGATCGTCTCGACTACTGGCTGACGGAAAGATCAGGAGCCGAGGTAAAAGATGAATGTGATTTTAAAAGCTTCTCTATTGAAGATGATATCATTACAGTCAATGCTGTTTTAAAAGAAAATGCCCCTGTCGGGTTCAGAACTAAATTCATGATTGGCGCTGATGGTGCATCATCGAAAGTACGGGGTGTACTTTTTCCTCAATTCGATAAAAAAATTTCATGGTTTCCATGTTATGAACAGTGGTATCATGGAACAATAGACTTTGATCCTGAATGGTTATATGGATTTCTTGACCCTAAGTTCACGGGATTATATTCATGCATATATAAAAAGGACGATTTCCTTCTTCAGGTAACATGCGGCAGAGAAGGACAAAGCATAAAACAATTGCACAACAATTTTTATCATTACCTTAAGAAGGTCCACAACCTTAACGTAAAGGAAATAGTTAAAGAGCATGGCGTTAGAATAAACGATATGGGTCCTATAGGCGCATTCTGTTTAGGTAAAGATAATATCCTGGCCGCCGGTGATGCCGGTGGCTTTGTTTATCCATTTGGAGAAGGTATTACAGGTGCGTTCATTTCAGGTGAAATTGCCGCTCAAGCAATTATTAAGAGTCTGGAAAGCAACGAAAAGGCGATTGATCATTATTCCGTTATGATTGAAAAGGAGGTCAATAGAACGAAAGCGGCGCATACTTTTGCAGGTAAAACGGGAATGGATGTGTTCCAGGAAAAGGAGCAAAAATGAAAAACAGGGTATTTATTCGATCAACTTACCGTTTTTTGATCATTACGCTGGGACTGGGGATTTTACTCTTCATTAGCGGGTCGATTCAAGCCGAAGCCACCCAAAAAATTAAACTGAGCCTGTCAAGCAATCTGTCACCCGCCAGTTGTTTAGAGCTGGCAGCCGATAAATTCAAGGACATTGTTGAAAAAAAGAGCAATGGCAACATCACTATTATCCGTTACCCTTCCGGTGAGCTATACGATTCAAAAAGCGAAATCGAGGCTATCGTGAATGGCAGCGTTGACATGGCATTATTACATGTGGCTTATGTTGGTGCAAGATCACCGGCGCTTGAGTTTATCAGTTCATTCGGAGCACAGGGGTGCTGGGATGATTATGAGCATTTTTACAGATTTCTGGATATGCCTGAGGTATGCAAGATTGCAGCCAACGAGTTTAAAAACCAATTAAACGCCAAGCTCCTGGCACCCGTGTCTTATGGCACTTCGGTGGTCGGCACTAATAAAAAAACGATTCATACAGTGGCCGACTATAAAAATTTGAAGATGAGAACAGGTGGATCCGCACAGGCAGCCATGTATAAGGCACTTGGTGCCATACCCGTCGAATTAAGCATAAAAGAGGTTTTTATGGCACTTCAAAGAGGGACTATCGATGGCGTCTGTACAGGTCCCAGCCGGTTTTATTTTTCAAAAATGTATGAGGCCGCACCCTATATTATTCAGGATTACACCAGCCCCTTTCTTCAATTCTGGTTTGCGATGAACATGAATAAATGGCAAAAACTATCACTCGAAAACCAAAATATTCTGAAAGATTCCGCTCAGGAAATTGCGCTATGGACCCGGAACTATGTTACCAAGGAAACAGAACAGATATTTCAGAAATTTAAAAACGGGCTTATAAAAGAGATGAATTTTTTATCCAATGATGAAAGAGCCAGGTTGAAAAAGCTTGTCTATCCGGCGATGCATGAATTTACAGTCCGGAGATGCGGTAAAAATATGGGCGAAAAATTGTGGGGTTATATGATTCAGGCCAGAAATAAATAATCCAGTCTTATCCGCAATGATAAAACACATGCGACCATCCAACTCAAATTTTCATTCTATCCACGCTAATATTATCGATTGTCTTTCACTTAGTTTTGGAACCGTCGCCGGTTTTTCCATGCTCTTTGTGAGCGCTTTTGCTACTTACGAAGTCATAATGCGCCGAATTTTCAATAAACCGACAACGTGGGTGTTTGAGGTTTCACTTTTTATCATGATGTGGTTCGTTCTGCTGGCGGCATCCTATTCATCAAGGGAAAAAAGACAAATCGTTGCTGATATTCTTGTTTCCAGGTTGCCTAAATATTCCAGCTTGGTTCTTGGAATCGCAGCCAATATTGTCGTTTTAGCATTTACCGTAATTGTCGGGTATTATGGATCCCATACCTGCCTGGATGCCTATCAGAATCATATCACAAGCTTCGGGCTGTTAGAATACCCAAAATGGATTTTATATCTTGTCTTCCCCCTGACCATGGGTTTACTTTTTTTACAAGTGCTTCGAAACAGCTTACTGGATATTAAATTCCTATCCTCTCTGAAAAAAGAAACTGATGCTCATGAAACTGCTCCAATAAAACTCCTTTTCGGTTTTACGGTTGCCATCGGAATCGGTATATATTTTATGTATGTCGCGCCTTTTGCAGGTATTGTCATGCTGGTTCTTTGTTTTATATCTGGTGGCGTCCCTGTAGGCGTTGCTTTGGGTATGACCGGAATAATAGGTATGTTCACCAATTTCGGGGAATTCCAAAGCTTGACTATGGTGCCTGTCATAATTGAAAAGACTCTGTATAATTTTATTCTGCTGGCTATTCCCCTTTTTATCATGGGTGGTGTAATTTTAGCCAGGTGCGGTATTGGAGAGCGAATTTACGATATGGTAAGTAAATGGAGCGGATCAATCCCCGGCGGGCTTTCAATGGCTACTATTGTTGCCTGTGCACTGGTCTCAGCAATGATCGGTGTTAGTACGGCTGTAGCAGGCGCGATTGGATTAATCGCCATCCCCCAACTACTCGCTCATGGATACACAAAAGAGCTTTCATATGGAAGTGTCGCCGGTGGTGCACTTGGAGTTCTCATTCCTCCCAGTGCCGGGCTGATTGTTTATGGTTTTTTAACAAATTCGTCTGTTGCCTCGTTATTTGCCGCTGCATTCATTCCCGCTGCCATACTTATCGGTTTTTTTGTTATTTATGTTTTTTTTGTAAGTATCCTTTCTGGAAACTACAAAAGGGTCTCTTTTACATGGGCGCAAAAAATAACCGCAACCCAAAAGGCTTTTCTGGGCCTATTGGCCCCTGGTATTGTTTTAGGCGGTATTTATACCGGTACCTTTACACCTACAGAAGCTGCAGCTGTTTTTGTCGTATATTGCCTTGTCACGGCAATTATCTACAAACAAATTGACTGGAAAATTTTTATTGGTATTCTAAAAGAGAGTGCAATATTAGGGTCTTCACTCATGATGATAATAATTGGTGCGATGATATTAAGCAATCTGGTTGCCCATCTGAGAATCCCCAGGCTACTTACCGAATGGATTGTTGCATCAGGATTTTCCCCTTCGATAGTGATTGCCTGTCTGCTTGCCATGTATGTTATTCTGGGGATGTTTCTGGACGGCCTTGCCATAACAGTACTCACAATTCCAGTAATCTATCCATTAATGCCTGTTCTGGGACTCAATGTTGTTGTATTCGGGGTCGTTTTAATGGTGATTATTGAAATGGCGTTGATAACTCCGCCAGT
This window harbors:
- a CDS encoding electron transfer flavoprotein subunit alpha/FixB family protein — protein: MRTLIVEMIEPKRLGELVTVSREFCEQPDIVAVGTGQIPGSFAKAYQVEDTVAANLVSDLASLIVNEGYEVILLTASTLGSGIAAPLSVKLSAPVVSEVIRIQPDLVVERPLYGGKAVASYKLNKMPAILTIRRKYFEAADLQGFTDSSLLSITEKKVELIAEKEEKTEGIPLEDAEVIVSGGRGIGTAENFSILQDLADLLNGAVGASRGAVDEGWAQPTQQVGQTGKIVAPSVYFALGISGASQHLAGIANAKCVVAINKDEEANIFKRARFGIVSDYKKIVPVLIETLKEEA
- a CDS encoding heterodisulfide reductase-related iron-sulfur binding cluster, whose amino-acid sequence is MGRIPYWNINLGILIDAFAVPMIVIFVYGMYGHWKRIRQGKVRINPDLSKSAGKIGPVYIYALLTKGILGTRIYKKIYTGVAHGGLFWGMVILLLGTILVFLNVLFGLPVFRGGFNRWFMSFALDLAGIAVICGILFFLFRRLVFPPERLTEPKARTGFSPIVLLLGVVILTGFVVEGGRIACNGIDNGSFIGNYLSMMFGKTDAWLTVHRYMWWIHGLLALGFLAYIPYSPLVHLVLVPVNAALADPMPGTKMGLIDFSSFEDEESEEMPVLGAATLADFSQKRLLDYSTCLWCGRCHEVCPAAQTGKPLSPKGVIITLAESLQDGHVEDDSLIDSLTSEALFCCTTCAACMEACPALINQPKTIMKFRQNLVMERSEIPEMMGKANSSLELRGHPFFGTGAGPRDWCKDLNVPVFEEGKTEYLLWIGCSVTYEERAQQIAGSMVKILSHAGTSFGILEDFRCTGDPAKQMGNEFLFAELAQQNIEDFSDMGIKKIITMCPHCYNSFTRHYPKLGGNYQVIPHSLFLKSLLKAGRLRLNRESKTICYHDPCYLGRRNAIYDEPRDVVNSMGKLVEMARNRNESFCCGGGGGNYWAEEVGTRINQVRAKEALDTGADFIATSCPFCLLMLTDGAKKFTEDQKIFDIAELVALQLEER
- a CDS encoding NAD(P)/FAD-dependent oxidoreductase, whose translation is MVDYDVVVIGSGPAGSVAAKTLVDAGLKVVMLEQKKLPRYKMCTGMLFPGAQAFLAERYGEIPDRILSLPNKWYGYKIFPTEDTAADECMKVFFPIAPLSEPGLPQGIVNTWRDRLDYWLTERSGAEVKDECDFKSFSIEDDIITVNAVLKENAPVGFRTKFMIGADGASSKVRGVLFPQFDKKISWFPCYEQWYHGTIDFDPEWLYGFLDPKFTGLYSCIYKKDDFLLQVTCGREGQSIKQLHNNFYHYLKKVHNLNVKEIVKEHGVRINDMGPIGAFCLGKDNILAAGDAGGFVYPFGEGITGAFISGEIAAQAIIKSLESNEKAIDHYSVMIEKEVNRTKAAHTFAGKTGMDVFQEKEQK
- a CDS encoding TRAP transporter substrate-binding protein, whose translation is MKNRVFIRSTYRFLIITLGLGILLFISGSIQAEATQKIKLSLSSNLSPASCLELAADKFKDIVEKKSNGNITIIRYPSGELYDSKSEIEAIVNGSVDMALLHVAYVGARSPALEFISSFGAQGCWDDYEHFYRFLDMPEVCKIAANEFKNQLNAKLLAPVSYGTSVVGTNKKTIHTVADYKNLKMRTGGSAQAAMYKALGAIPVELSIKEVFMALQRGTIDGVCTGPSRFYFSKMYEAAPYIIQDYTSPFLQFWFAMNMNKWQKLSLENQNILKDSAQEIALWTRNYVTKETEQIFQKFKNGLIKEMNFLSNDERARLKKLVYPAMHEFTVRRCGKNMGEKLWGYMIQARNK